Genomic window (Ananas comosus cultivar F153 linkage group 1, ASM154086v1, whole genome shotgun sequence):
GAGGGAGCAAGGAGAATGTCAATATACTGGGTTGGAATTGGTGAAAGGAGATGATTGTATTCTaggattaaaatattatttagttGTTTAGTTGTAACACCCAATCTCTATCACTGTGATGCTCCCATGTCCCTATTTGCTTGGACCTTTATGCAAGGGAGGAAtccaacaaattttttattttgttcaaattAATAAGTTTTTATAGAGtgtttttaaagttaaagttggTAGGTGTTTcaagtatattatattattatgtaattttgaagagtaaaataaaaagaggaaaaataaaaatgataatacCCGAACCaacaataatatttatatatagaaagagtAGGACTACTTTGTTATTAAGAGTAAAATAGTTTTTACGCTCCGAAGTTTCTAATTATCTATCAGTTTTGATGAACGAttaagaatgagagagagaagataaattgaagagaaattggatatctcaatttctcttctctctctcatcctaatcATTCATCCTAATcattcatcaaaattgatggacgattaaaatatatatatatatatatatatatattcaaatttaaacatCAACTAATAAATGAATGAAACTCATGAGCATTGAAACTTATAGCAGCGAATAAAATATGAAGAAGactataaacaaaaataatcaGCTAAAACCGCGCTCTCGCTTCGACTCTCGAACCACTTTGAAATATTCATATCTCTGAATTTGTCGAGTTTCAGTtcaaagaataattttaaagtGGGCCGCGTACAacaaagttaaagaaaaaaaaaattgaataatgtAAAAGCAGCGCGAAAAATAGGCCAAAAAAAGTAGATAATAATAGtaaagattttaaaatctatatagaagatagtgagagagagagagagagagaagagtagtGAAGACAAATTTTCATTTAAGTACACTATTATTGCATAGAAAGAATATTGATAGAGTAAGCACACTATTATTGTGTAGAATAGTTGAAGGATATCTTGATTCGTATGTACCAGTAAATTTGATCaaaaacaatttaaataatatagttaggaaaaaaaagagagagtaccATAGTAAAGTTATTTTATGATGAtgtctcataaaaaaaaaaaatacaggtAAAAAACTGTTTAGCAGAGCTGCCAGTCTTTCTGTTTTGCTTTACAAGTGAGATATTCggaagaaaagtaatttttcaatGTGTCAACAAATAGCCATATAGAAGCTCTCACAAAACAACTATTCATATAGAAGCTCTCACAGAGATCTACTTGAATAATCCCATATAACCCACAAGCAAAGATGATTACAAAACCCTAGCAACTTTCGCAATCAAAATGTTCCTACTAACGTCCCTGCAATGCTAGTCGCAGAAGATTTAGTTTGGAGGTTATGTTTTCGATGCCCCAGAAAGCTCAGCAAACAAAGGGTTGGCTTTCAGTTTTGCAGAAGATCTTCTGCTTCCGGAGCCTGGAGCTATCAAATAAGTTCCATTTCTAGCTAATAGCAAATATTATACACAGCTAATattgtgacatcccaatagtcccacatcagataatGTGAGAGAATCTGATGAGTTTGTAAGTGACGAATACACTAGTAATGATAACTaaacttaagcattttggaccgacGATTTAGacccaataagttattattgttggtgggtcggatcgttacaaaTATCGATCCGCTCAAGGATTGAGATATCCAGACTAGGAACATGCTGCagaaaatttctgaaaaatttaaaaaatttgatctcGCAGATAAAACAAAGAAGCAATCCAAATCATTAAGTTTCTCCAAGATTCAGGAAACTACTACGACAACAGTTGCTATAAGAAAAACCACAAAATAGCTAATCTCATTGTTCAACATAGACATGCGTAACACATTACGCTATAGCTCGCAAGCTATTATGGCTTCATCTTCAAACATCTTGGACACTcaaacctacaaaataaaacaaaaggagaattAATAATTGCTGGTTATAAATGCTGCCAAAAATTGATCTACGGTGTCCTGAGTTACATTCAAAGGAGAATATACTCTGGACCTTAATGATTCGATGGTTTCCTTCCTAAGTCCCAAATGAGCTTATACTatgcattaaaaaataatactactaccaaacttttttttagtcGCAATCAGAGAATATTTGTCTCGTAGATTTCATTTCTACatgaaaattaccaaaaaaatgatgaaaaacaTGGCAAggctcaaaaataatattaaggtaaaaatgtacagagagCCACTCAGCGATAGGCCATTCCGAAACAGACCCCTTAACTTCTGCTCATTTGTTTTTGAGTTATTTCCATTGTATAGGGAATTCAGTTGACAAAACAATCAAAGTTTGGTTAATCGGAAAACAAATTTTGCGGGATTGCTTCAAAATGGGCCAAAAAGTGAGAGGGtcaccatacatttttacctaagaTTAATGCAGCATCTTCGGATCAGTCCTAGGAATGGCTCATATCTATGAACCTCAAAAGCCAATAAGAGGAATAAAAACAGGAGAAAATAATTTGCTCTTCTCTTAGAAACTGGTGAAAATTAAACTCCAAGGAGATCCTTCAATAGCACTAGAAAACATATAAAATCAATGGGAAAGAGCCACAAACTACACTATTAACCTGGGGGAAGAGATTGCTTCAACTTATCCGCTTTCTCAGAGTCGAACACACAGAGTGTGTACAGGTACTTGGAACATCGAACCTTGAATTTGACGACATCCTTGCTCCTCTTAATTTTCACAGAACGTGCATCCTTCCTTCTCGCTGTGAGAAGGAAATCCTTAATCTCGTGAATCTCCTTCGGCTGTAAACAATATAAATTCTAAAATGATTCACAGCATCTTGCAAAAGGACACGCCAAACAAAAAAACATGGAAATTAGCACATAAGACAATTGTTATTAAAAAACAATAGAAAGCACCCTATTTTACTGCTTACAGCCAACAGCACATACTGGAAAACcaccaaaataaaacaaaccaTAATGTCCAGTAGTGAAGTACTCCGAAAAGTGGAACAAGCATTCGGGTTTGCATCAAATAACACAAAAAAGCAACATGTCCCTTCTTATCCAGGTAATAAAATCTCCAGATTCTCATTGCTGAACTTCCATAGGAATTAGAAAGTAATTGCAGAAAACCTTTTTGGTTATAAATTCTCACAAAGCTCCAATACAATGATTCAGTAAACCGCACTTGCACATGATCATTTCCAAAATGCATGAATATTAAATTGGGTAACTATGTAATGCATGTCTAATCCGCAGGGAGGAACGAAGATTATCTTATAATATCAAAAGAACCAAATAACACTCCATTCTAACTAAACCAACTTGTCACAGTTTGTTCAGATTGCGATTTATGGTTTAACACCATTCCATTTATTGAGTTCCTCTGCTTAGAAAGCACACAGTGGAGCATCAACCCAATAAACTTGGCCCAAAAAGCATTAAAAAACAAGAAATTTTCCATTTTCTTCACTAATTTGCAGACAAAAGTCCACAGATAACACATGGCAATGGTGTAGCAGCACAAATCTTCTGAACCCTAATAACCTAAAATGATACATGCCAAACCTGTAATGGCTAAATTCTCAGGGCAAAAACAtaagtttcaactattaagTACACAGGTTTATCACAAATCTACGTGAAGGACACATAAAAGAGTTAACCTGAACCATAAAAACCCTACAAAAAAGCAATAAATTCCAATCCAAACcaattaaattacagaaaaatgcATGCAAATTACTCATCAAACTACTCGACCGCAAGAACACTTAATGATAGAGAGGGAAAAAGTAAGAGAGATACCATGGTATAGGGTTTTGGTGGGGAGATCAGATCCTCTTTCGATCGATCGGCCCCTTCCGAGAAAACCCTAGCAATCGTGAGAAGTTCGGCGACGAGAGATTTATATATGGCTTTGGGGGTAACCCCGTAACCCTAATTTTCCGTACTTTTCGTGCATTTCCAAAAATGCCCCTCACTTTGGGCCAATATTTAGCCCGTTCGGATCGGGTTCGAATTCGCGTTGggttttacaaaatattttttatttgacattttttttaattttattataaataatttaagtcGTCTTGTGGTCTTTCAcaaatcatattaattttatcaaaaattacaaaattttataataaaaataaaatattataataaaaaagtgtgattttttaaattgtaaaatagttcaaaaaaataattataaattttatgtggTCTGGATTCggtttgaaaaaaaatctaataaaatgaattaaaaaataaacaccgcttacaatatatatatatatatatatataataacaaaattCGTAGATGAATTATTAACAGAAAATGATTGAGTATTATTTTGAtggaaaaataaagtaaattctAAATCTTATGAGAGAGAAATtgatatagaaaaatttaaacctaaattagaacaattcaaaaatttttaaaaaatataagttaaacGGTACCCGAAACTCTGAAAatgaaattcaaaatcaaattggAATTTAAAACTATGAGCAACAAGTGTGTtccattttaataatttttattaatttaattttttttctttttgaaataataaagataaaaaggaaTAAAGTAATCTCGAATCGCCGCCTCCTGTGTCCGTTACGGATAACAAAAAGCCACgcaccattaaaaaaaaaagggacaaatGGTAGGGAGACCACTCATGAACTCGGTTTACCACGCCGTTGATACACCACCGGTATATCCACCCTTTTTCTCCATCCGCCTCTAAATCGAACGGCTGTGATGGAATGTCTTTACAAAATTATTGGCCGGTTTACGGTTGACGTGGTGCACCATGACGaactacaaatttttaaattcgtggTGGAGGCGATTCCGATGCTTGTATTACTATGTGGACAAAgttcaccacgtcatctgtAGACCGATATTCTCGGTCGTTTGTCCCATCCTTTCTCGAAATGTCGGCCACCCATTAAATTTCCTCCTTTTCGAAAAGGAAATGAACGGTTGATACCTCATGCGGTCCACAGATGACGTGGTAAACCGCTTTcatgtaaatatctcttaaagccATTGCTCCACCCGCGAGGAATCTTATCTACTAAAGAATCCTTTCGAGAACAACAAGTTGTCCACCTTGTCAACTTTTTAGGGTTTTACGACCTTTTTTTGGATCGATTCCCTTTTGATAAATCTCTCAATTTCGAAGAGTTTTGGTGAATTTGTTGAAGTTTTGAGTTTGGATTTGGGTTATTTCTCGGATTGTTGTTCTCGGTTGCTCAATTTCGACCTAAGTGGCCTAAAATCTGAGTCTTTGTGGATGGGAATGGTCACAAGGAAAGGGATTCAGCTACTCTCCAACAAGTTTGGGTGCTAAGTTGAACGAAATTTCAGTTTCCGATGATTTTTAGCTTGGATTGGGGCGAGGAATCGACTTGGATTAGCATCAGTTGAAGTTGTTTTATCTGATTGGGTTTGTTTCTCAAATTTGTGTTTATTTGTTACTGGATTCGAAAGGGGGCTTGAAATTTTGTCTTTGTTGATAGGAGGGAAGGGTTTCGGCTCCTCTTCAACGAATTTTGGTGCTATTTTAACGATTTTCAGTTTCTGATGCAGCAATTTGAGACttttagcttggatttggagtaaagaaatattttttggatTCTTTTTAGTTGATTCAAAAAGAGGCTTAAATTTTGGGTCTCTATAGTTGTAGATGTTGACAGGGAAAGAGATTCAGCAAAACTAAGCAGTTCCACCTTATGATACAGcaaattttggtttttaagATTGGATTTTATATGTCGAGTTCTCGTTTAGCAACTAAAAATGGAATGCCCAATTCGGCGTAGGGGAGCACAAACTGGTTTCTGATTTGTTTCGGCGCTCAAATGGATCAATTTCCACCCTTTAGTCAAGGAAATGGCACCCCGATGTCTGAGGATGTATTCAATTACTCAGCTCTCATGAATATTGAAACTTTCACTGAGCTCTGCAATCCTTCTATATCTGATCGATTGCTGCTATCATTCAACTACTCCTCTGCTCAGCCGAAGAATGGAACCGATCCTTATCTTCCTTCACAAAGTTTTGATCCTTCAAACTGTACAGATAGTCCCCATATCAGGCCACAAAATGCCAATTTGCATTCCAGGTGCTCATTGAATTCGATCGAGATAACAAACTCATCGAAGGATAGGAGTGGTGATGCGCGTGATGAAAATAGTATAGTTCCGAGATCCTTCGCGGGTATTACTCTTGTCGAGAAGTTACTCACAGCACTGTCTTTGTTCAAAAAATCCTCAGGAGGAGGGATATTAGCCCAAGTTTGGATGCCCATGAAGGTTGGAGATGAGTATATACTAAGCACATCGGAGCAACCCTACCTTTTAGACCAAATCTTTTCTGGATATCGAGAAGTTTCTAGGTCATTCACATTTTCGTGGAAAGAAGCACCCGGAATGTCGCCTGGACTGCCTGGGAGAGTGTTTATTTCGGGAATGCCCGAATGGACCTCGAACATAGCGTTCTATCATCCGATAGAGTATTTGCGGGTAAATCACGCGCTTGCTCATGAAGTCCGTGGCTCTCTTGCCTTGCCGATATTTGATACACATGACAGCTCATGTTGTGCGGTACTTGAACTCGttacaaagaaagagaaagccGATTTTGATGCCGACATTGATAGTGTATGCGGTGCTCTGGAGGTAAGCAACAGTTTTGAATAGTTTGGAATGCCATATTATATTGCTTATTACTAGAATTAATTGTTatatttagataaaatattttatgagaTATGTAATGCTTCTCTGATCTTATTGATCCCAATTCTTACATATGAGTTTTTTCTCCCCCACTGATGGAACTTTAACTGTTCCAAGTTCTGTTTGTAATTTTTAGGTGGAACTAACACCCTATCATTGTATGAATAACaaaaaaaggatgttggtgtcTTATAGGTGTATTACTGACTTGCTTTATGATCTAGCCACTGCTGTTATACAAATAATTCATCTTGTATTTTTCTTCACACTAGATTGGTATTGCTATTGTTATTTGATTTGTATGTTATCTACAGCTTTATATTGTTGTGGAGTACTATTTTACTGCAGAATAATTTGTAGTTGTATCTGTAACTTCTGTTACTTCTTGTTTCTGCAGGCTGTAAATTTAAGGAGTGTCAAAACATGTGCTCGAGCTCGAAAACAGGTATGTATCACTTCAATTGTATGTTCAACTTGACAAAAGTTACTTTTTCTGCAAAAAAGTAATATATGTTGGGAATTTAGAAGATGGCTAAAAAGATCTGTTTAGTCATTAGTGCAGAAGCCTTTAGAGTGCTACTCATTTGATGCTATGAAATGGTGGTGGGAGCCTCCATCCGAGAAGCAACTGGCAATATGCTTCTTTCTTGGAGATTTCAACAGCCATTTTATAGCATTTTGTAGCACAGTGTGTCAAAGCGCTAAACATTTTTAGATGTTTTTGGTGCTATAAAGGATCATAGCGCTTGCGTTTAGAGAATGAATTCCCAAGCTAGGCCTTTGCAACATATCTTGCCTAATCCAAAGAACAAGACTTCAAGCAATACGTGACTGTGGAGTCATTTCATTCACCCTGTCGACATTGCATCTCTTATTAAGAAAACTCATTATTGAAAAGACATCTCATCACTTAGTTTCTGCATAAAGTGTAAGTGCTCTTATTTCTAGATCCTTAAAACCTCTTTTGCTTAACATATTGCTCAATTTAAAGTTGCAGAATCTTACACAAGGTCAGAAGTCTGCATTCACAGAGATACTAGATGTCCTGAGAGTAGTTTGTCATGCACATATGTTACCCCTTGCGCTCACATGGGTCCCCACTAGACAATTCGGCCAAACTTTAAGTGAAACTATGAGAAGCTCTATAGGAGAGACAAGCTCACTTGCAGAGAACAATACCATGCTCTCCGTTCAAGAGTCATCTTGCTATGTCAATGATCGAAGAATGCTAGGTTTTCTACATGCTTGTTCCGAACATAATGTGCAGAAAGGGCAGTTCATTGCTGGAAAAGCAATTCAATCGAAACAACCAATCTTTGCCCCCGATGTGAAAGTTTACGGTGTGCAGCATTACCCATTTGCGCACCATGCAAGGAAGTTTGGCCTACATGCTGCTGTGGCAATTCGAGTTCAGAGCACATTCACCGGTCGTGATGATTATGTATTGGAGTTCTTTCTACCAGTTAATTGCAAAGGGAGTTCAGAGCAACAACTTTTATTAAACAATCTCGCGGGTACGCTGCAGAGAATATGCAGAAGCTTGAGAACTGTTTCAGGAGATGAGAAAATTcgttttaatttgtataaagAAGGTATTGACAAGGGATTGGGTAGTTTAAAGTTGGGAAATACATCTGCGAGTGGTTTCCAAAGTGTTGTGGATTCAACCACGctcaattttgaaattcaacACGTGGGGCATGGCAAAGAAATAAATGCTTCCCATGATAAGGTGCTGGTCTTTTATCGTACTcttctaaattttattcttCATTACATTTAGGAAATATTGATATCATGCAGCATCTTTTTTCCCGCACTTAAATGCTTGCTCTCCGACTTTTCTTTTCCTGGTCTTTTCCAAATTGTTACTTGCATTGCACATATTGAAGACCTAGTGCATGCCTAAGGGCAGAAAGTAGGAATCTTGGTTAGTCTTGTATAGCAATCGGAAAGCTGGTTTTTgatggtaaaaataaaatttctgcTTTTAAAATGAAAGATTAGTTACTGAAGGTTAGTAAGATACTACATTACTCAAAGCATGCATCCTTTTGGCTTTCATATATTTCATGCTTCAAAGAGTATCATGGCACAAAAGATTATACGCATGAGCCATGTGGTGAAAGAACGGAGAGAGAATGGTAGACTAATTAAATGAGCTCTCGTGCTTTGTTCAAAAGTTTGATTTGGTCAAAGTAGGTCATATATGAGGAAGCATCTAACAATGTAATTGACCATTTCATCTGCGCACTGTAATTAGCCGTTTAGTTGTTTAACTGTCAACTTATTCAGAATTTGAACATTGATCCACTCTTTAATTAGATCTAAACATTCAAACTTTATATTGTAGAAAAAATCTGGTCCGATGAGACATCAGAAGAAAATGCGTAGTGTCGTGGAAAAGAATATCAGCTTGAGTGTTCTTCAAAAATACTATTCAGGGACTCTCAAGGATGCTGCAAAGAGCATTGGTGGTGAGCATCTCTTTTccatttgcttttttttgtgGTCTTGCATTactgttgtatatatatatattaaaaacaccgttctctgatagcttaagcttttggagaataacGGTTATTTCACATAATTTAGCAATGAGGTTTTCATTCTTCAAGTTACCAGATCCATTTGAGTATTATGTACTTGAAATTGAAGGACGAATTAGTTCTGAGAAGTTTCTAACAAGCAGTGAACAGAAAAGTCTAGACTGGAGAGCTGTTTGATGAAGTGTTGTTTGAATCTTGCTATCAGGAGAAGCTTTGTATCAAACTCCTCCCAGATA
Coding sequences:
- the LOC109707646 gene encoding 60S ribosomal protein L38 → MPKEIHEIKDFLLTARRKDARSVKIKRSKDVVKFKVRCSKYLYTLCVFDSEKADKLKQSLPPGLSVQDV
- the LOC109721658 gene encoding protein NLP2-like isoform X2, whose translation is MDQFPPFSQGNGTPMSEDVFNYSALMNIETFTELCNPSISDRLLLSFNYSSAQPKNGTDPYLPSQSFDPSNCTDSPHIRPQNANLHSRCSLNSIEITNSSKDRSGDARDENSIVPRSFAGITLVEKLLTALSLFKKSSGGGILAQVWMPMKVGDEYILSTSEQPYLLDQIFSGYREVSRSFTFSWKEAPGMSPGLPGRVFISGMPEWTSNIAFYHPIEYLRVNHALAHEVRGSLALPIFDTHDSSCCAVLELVTKKEKADFDADIDSVCGALEAVNLRSVKTCARARKQNLTQGQKSAFTEILDVLRVVCHAHMLPLALTWVPTRQFGQTLSETMRSSIGETSSLAENNTMLSVQESSCYVNDRRMLGFLHACSEHNVQKGQFIAGKAIQSKQPIFAPDVKVYGVQHYPFAHHARKFGLHAAVAIRVQSTFTGRDDYVLEFFLPVNCKGSSEQQLLLNNLAGTLQRICRSLRTVSGDEKIRFNLYKEGIDKGLGSLKLGNTSASGFQSVVDSTTLNFEIQHVGHGKEINASHDKKKSGPMRHQKKMRSVVEKNISLSVLQKYYSGTLKDAAKSIGVCPTTLKRICRLNGISRWPSRTISKVNHSMKKIETVINSVPGMAGTLMFDPSTGNLTKDLGFPEKQTTMTSNSLGISEQQQFPVRLEENCLASGNPMANPSEPNFCQIEATSSHDLPIRFVNECGSSEGPSNAANKRSNRAVSKLSNLGLEVAENMEIGIDTNNKNSERITEQNHLTNSDTTDSSSGSASSCPTSKKDSDKNVTPADINCGLAIRIKATYKEDTVRFKFFPSMGWYQLTEEIGKRFKLSTGTFQLKYLDDEGEWVLLMNNSDLQECVEILESMGTESLRIMVRDLPFSAGSSGSSNSLLLEP
- the LOC109721658 gene encoding protein NLP2-like isoform X1, with the translated sequence MDQFPPFSQGNGTPMSEDVFNYSALMNIETFTELCNPSISDRLLLSFNYSSAQPKNGTDPYLPSQSFDPSNCTDSPHIRPQNANLHSRCSLNSIEITNSSKDRSGDARDENSIVPRSFAGITLVEKLLTALSLFKKSSGGGILAQVWMPMKVGDEYILSTSEQPYLLDQIFSGYREVSRSFTFSWKEAPGMSPGLPGRVFISGMPEWTSNIAFYHPIEYLRVNHALAHEVRGSLALPIFDTHDSSCCAVLELVTKKEKADFDADIDSVCGALEAVNLRSVKTCARARKQLQNLTQGQKSAFTEILDVLRVVCHAHMLPLALTWVPTRQFGQTLSETMRSSIGETSSLAENNTMLSVQESSCYVNDRRMLGFLHACSEHNVQKGQFIAGKAIQSKQPIFAPDVKVYGVQHYPFAHHARKFGLHAAVAIRVQSTFTGRDDYVLEFFLPVNCKGSSEQQLLLNNLAGTLQRICRSLRTVSGDEKIRFNLYKEGIDKGLGSLKLGNTSASGFQSVVDSTTLNFEIQHVGHGKEINASHDKKKSGPMRHQKKMRSVVEKNISLSVLQKYYSGTLKDAAKSIGVCPTTLKRICRLNGISRWPSRTISKVNHSMKKIETVINSVPGMAGTLMFDPSTGNLTKDLGFPEKQTTMTSNSLGISEQQQFPVRLEENCLASGNPMANPSEPNFCQIEATSSHDLPIRFVNECGSSEGPSNAANKRSNRAVSKLSNLGLEVAENMEIGIDTNNKNSERITEQNHLTNSDTTDSSSGSASSCPTSKKDSDKNVTPADINCGLAIRIKATYKEDTVRFKFFPSMGWYQLTEEIGKRFKLSTGTFQLKYLDDEGEWVLLMNNSDLQECVEILESMGTESLRIMVRDLPFSAGSSGSSNSLLLEP